ACAGTATAATATCCATGTGCGATACCAGATGCGTTTATAATGATTACCTGACATCAAACCACGCTGTTGGCGGAGTGCCGCTTAAGATCGAAGTAACGCAGACGACATATCAGTGGAGTACGCCGGGCCTTCAAGACATTATATACCTAATGTTCGAAGTAAATAACACCGGCACAGACACCCTGTATAATGTTTACCTAGCCCCCACTGCCGACTGCGACATCGGGAACGAATCCAGCGCGCCCAACGACATCTGCTATTATGACACTACCACCAACATGGCTTACCAGTATCAAACATCTTCAACCGAAGTCGGTTGGACAAGGCAACCGGGCTGCGTGGGCCTCAACTTTCTGCAGGGCCCAATCGCCACAAAAAACTACACATACCCTGACGCAAGGCAAATATTTGCCGGGGATACTTTGGGGTTAACACACTTTAAGATTTTTAGTCTGGCCATAGATCCGCCAACAGATATTGATCAGTATAAGGAGCTGGCTGGATATGATTACACAACCGGAACATATGCAGCATTTGATCCGAAACCGGGCCAAGCCGACCAGCGCTTTATGGAATCCACAGGTCCCATTGATATTGCACCGGGGCAAACTGCCAGGGTCATCGTCTGCCTGATCTGCGCCAATTATGATTATGGGTACATGTTCACAAATGATACCCTGGCAATCAAGGAACTAAGGGAAAAGGCCAGGACGGCAAAAATTGTTTTTGAGAACAGCATAGTTTATAACCAAACCCAGATCACTCTGACCGCCCCGGCCGGCGGAGCCGTTCTTTCCGGAACCCAGAACATAACCTGGACCTACGGCGGCAATGCCCTTGCCACTGATACGGTTGATCTGTATTACAGCCCTAATGGGTACTCCTGGGATTCGCTGTCTTTCAACCGGCCCAATACTGGCAGCTACAGCTGGAACACAATCGGCCTTTCCGACGGCATAAAATATAAAATAGCCGCCATACTTCACGGGCCACAAAAACTGGCTTCATCGGTCAGCGATTCGTTCCTGGTAGTAAACAATGCCGGTAATGCGGCCCCGGAATTGCTGATGGCGGTGCCCGATACTGTGATCTGCGGAAACTATTCCTGGAAATGGATGGCCGGAGACGCTGACCAGGACGAATTGATCGTCAGCCATTATGTGATGCGGGAAGGCACCGGTGCTTGGCAGAAAGTGGCCGGGACCATCTCCTCCACCCCCAACAACACCCAACAGTGGCTGGAATACGACTATACCTGGAATACCGACACCATGCTTAATGCCGATTATAAATTAAAAACAGTGTGCTATGACGGACAAGTAACAACGACGGATAGCTCAATTAATTATTATCAGTTGTTCAATCAGAGGGTTCAATACCCCGGGTCGGTGTCGGGCCACAGCACCCTGCCCGTTAATTGGTACACGTACAACCCATCTTTGATCAACGGCCACAGCTACGAAGCCCGCTTTAAAGGAATTGTTAGAGGGGCCTATAACAGCACTTACGGTAAATACGCCGCCAGCTATAAATATGACCTTTGGGACGTAACCGGAACAACCTTATGTTCGGCCGGCTGGATCATACCGGAAACTTACACCAGTTTATTCTATTACAAGGATGGTACGGGACAGCCCTGGTCTGGCTTTGCCATCCTTTGCGGCGACACCACCTTTAAGCCAAGCCAGGGAACATTTGACTCGGTAATCCGGCCAGT
The DNA window shown above is from bacterium and carries:
- a CDS encoding FlgD immunoglobulin-like domain containing protein, producing the protein MNKVRTVIVLFAMVLFAFNAFAIYDWQPLQQNNLISAITNYGQLGQIMGGSGSYTFWPAPALDIYGNIAPPAMNYVYGWGLWVGAQTKDGDTLVTVGYNPNNSTGEFTAGAVIGGVAQNVTDPGVKIYVSTESDWPLKKTNGQDSIISMCDTRCVYNDYLTSNHAVGGVPLKIEVTQTTYQWSTPGLQDIIYLMFEVNNTGTDTLYNVYLAPTADCDIGNESSAPNDICYYDTTTNMAYQYQTSSTEVGWTRQPGCVGLNFLQGPIATKNYTYPDARQIFAGDTLGLTHFKIFSLAIDPPTDIDQYKELAGYDYTTGTYAAFDPKPGQADQRFMESTGPIDIAPGQTARVIVCLICANYDYGYMFTNDTLAIKELREKARTAKIVFENSIVYNQTQITLTAPAGGAVLSGTQNITWTYGGNALATDTVDLYYSPNGYSWDSLSFNRPNTGSYSWNTIGLSDGIKYKIAAILHGPQKLASSVSDSFLVVNNAGNAAPELLMAVPDTVICGNYSWKWMAGDADQDELIVSHYVMREGTGAWQKVAGTISSTPNNTQQWLEYDYTWNTDTMLNADYKLKTVCYDGQVTTTDSSINYYQLFNQRVQYPGSVSGHSTLPVNWYTYNPSLINGHSYEARFKGIVRGAYNSTYGKYAASYKYDLWDVTGTTLCSAGWIIPETYTSLFYYKDGTGQPWSGFAILCGDTTFKPSQGTFDSVIRPVTDLSTDTLYWASINIPDLGWAKLNGNYEIRWHVTGTNPTDTLWPEVWDLTYGVQVPYDSTILNNITTPSWNLGGTSAGLGRRYIVNVSNLYRKFMNVCGMRFFFKNPTHTAVGLDMTWATHPQEGDVWNIYSSGPIPPRDGDVYSFTPTSVEGAPSEISAASFLLQQNAPNPFKQATTINYQLAQPGMVNLKVYNIAGQLVKTLVSGKAGAGPHSVKWNGRDNAGNKVSSGIYIYRLQAENKEMTRKLVILR